A genomic region of Streptomyces rimosus contains the following coding sequences:
- a CDS encoding Gfo/Idh/MocA family protein encodes MTDDLRLGVIGFGLRGDLALTAHRPGYGARVAAVADTDPKALAFATRRLPGAEAFTDHRALLDHPDLDALLVLTPDHTHADLACQALRAGHPVFVEKPLAISVEDCDTILRTAHDTGTRLYVGHNMRHMPVIRLMRELITRGDIGRVRTVWVRHFVGHGGDYYFKDWHAERRHTNGLLLQKGAHDLDALHWLAGGYARQVQALGDLMVYDDPGMRRAPGEPRPEDWLEHDAHWPPGDQRGLNPRIDVEDVSLVNMRLDNGVLAAYQQCHFSPDYWRNYTVIGDAGRLENFGDGPGGSVRVWNSRQSGYRADADAVYQLPAGETDDEAGHGGADPLLVDEFLRFVRHGGRTDTSPVAARMAVAAGALATASLRGGGTPREVPPLDPVLVDYFERGQTKKV; translated from the coding sequence ATGACCGACGATCTGCGGCTGGGCGTCATCGGCTTCGGCCTGCGCGGCGACCTCGCGCTCACCGCCCACCGGCCGGGATACGGCGCGCGGGTCGCCGCGGTGGCCGACACCGACCCAAAAGCACTGGCATTCGCCACCAGACGCCTCCCCGGCGCCGAGGCGTTCACCGACCACCGCGCGCTCCTGGACCACCCGGACCTCGACGCGCTGCTCGTCCTGACCCCCGACCACACCCACGCGGACCTGGCGTGCCAGGCCCTGCGCGCGGGCCACCCGGTCTTCGTGGAGAAGCCCCTCGCGATCTCCGTCGAGGACTGCGACACGATCCTGCGGACCGCCCACGACACCGGCACGCGCCTGTACGTGGGCCACAACATGCGCCATATGCCGGTGATCCGGCTGATGCGAGAACTGATCACCCGCGGCGACATCGGCCGCGTGCGGACCGTATGGGTACGCCACTTCGTCGGGCACGGCGGCGACTACTACTTCAAGGACTGGCACGCCGAGCGGCGCCACACCAACGGACTGCTGCTCCAGAAGGGCGCGCACGACCTGGACGCGCTGCACTGGCTCGCGGGCGGCTACGCGCGCCAGGTGCAGGCGCTGGGCGACCTGATGGTGTACGACGATCCGGGCATGCGCCGGGCACCGGGCGAGCCCCGCCCGGAGGACTGGCTGGAGCACGACGCGCACTGGCCCCCCGGAGACCAGCGCGGCCTGAACCCGCGGATCGACGTCGAGGACGTCTCCCTGGTCAACATGCGCCTGGACAACGGGGTGCTGGCCGCCTACCAGCAATGTCACTTCAGCCCCGACTACTGGCGGAACTACACCGTCATCGGGGACGCGGGCCGTCTGGAGAACTTCGGGGACGGGCCGGGCGGTTCGGTACGGGTGTGGAACTCCCGCCAGTCCGGCTACCGCGCCGACGCCGACGCGGTGTACCAGCTGCCGGCCGGCGAGACGGACGACGAGGCGGGGCACGGCGGCGCCGATCCGCTGCTGGTCGACGAGTTCCTGCGGTTCGTCCGGCACGGCGGGCGCACCGACACCTCACCGGTCGCGGCCCGGATGGCGGTGGCGGCGGGCGCCCTGGCCACCGCCTCGCTCCGGGGCGGCGGCACCCCGCGCGAGGTGCCGCCGCTGGACCCGGTGCTGGTGGACTACTTCGAGCGGGGCCAGACCAAGAAGGTGTGA
- a CDS encoding acyl-CoA dehydrogenase family protein — protein MHRYFTNQRHEALRRRVRDFAESEVRPRIAEMEAARTVCHDLSRLIARQGWIGATVHRAYGGMGAGHLAKTVIIEELSRVSGAMGAMVQASQLGAAKIIHFGSAEQKKTWLPAIATGACLPTIAVTEPQSGGQVLGMTGTAVRDGDDYVLNGRKIYVGNSHVGDLHGVVMRTGEGSSGLSAFLVEADRPGVRAGAQRPAMGLHGFGFGELFFDNCRVPAANLLGREGDGLAVAYSSSVLYGRPNLTAVSLGIHQAVLDETSRFCAERERYGKPLANLGNIKIKLGRIQSRLLLARLAAYHAVHLLDRGLPCDAELMNAKLVNVESALESARDAMDIHAASGLFTDRPVERYLRDAHHIFAPAGTSDIQLLRLGELALGAPKGEWSSRLSDVVRTEAAEDPDEGAAPARLPRERTELQPTG, from the coding sequence TTGCATCGCTACTTCACCAATCAGCGGCATGAAGCGCTCCGGCGCCGGGTGCGGGACTTCGCCGAGAGCGAGGTCCGGCCCCGGATAGCCGAGATGGAGGCGGCCCGTACGGTCTGTCATGATCTGTCGCGCCTGATCGCCCGCCAGGGGTGGATCGGCGCGACCGTGCACCGCGCCTACGGCGGGATGGGCGCCGGACACCTGGCCAAGACCGTCATCATCGAGGAGCTGTCGCGGGTCAGCGGCGCCATGGGCGCCATGGTGCAGGCGTCCCAGCTCGGCGCCGCGAAGATCATCCACTTCGGCAGCGCGGAGCAGAAGAAGACCTGGCTGCCGGCCATCGCCACGGGCGCGTGCCTGCCGACCATCGCGGTCACCGAGCCGCAGTCGGGCGGCCAGGTGCTCGGCATGACCGGCACGGCGGTCCGCGACGGCGACGACTACGTCCTCAACGGCCGCAAGATCTACGTCGGCAACAGCCACGTCGGCGATCTGCACGGCGTCGTCATGCGCACCGGCGAGGGCTCCTCGGGCCTGTCGGCGTTCCTGGTGGAGGCGGACCGGCCGGGCGTACGGGCCGGTGCGCAGCGGCCCGCTATGGGGCTGCACGGCTTCGGCTTCGGCGAGCTGTTCTTCGACAACTGCCGGGTGCCCGCGGCGAACCTCCTCGGCCGCGAGGGCGACGGGCTGGCCGTCGCGTACTCCTCCAGCGTGCTGTACGGCCGGCCGAACCTGACCGCGGTGTCCCTCGGCATCCACCAGGCGGTGCTGGACGAGACCTCGCGGTTCTGCGCGGAGCGGGAACGGTACGGCAAGCCGCTGGCGAACCTCGGCAACATCAAGATCAAGCTCGGCCGGATCCAGTCCCGGCTGCTGCTCGCCCGGCTGGCCGCCTACCACGCCGTCCACCTCCTCGACCGGGGACTGCCGTGTGACGCCGAGCTGATGAACGCCAAGCTGGTCAACGTCGAGTCCGCGCTGGAATCGGCGCGCGACGCGATGGACATCCACGCCGCCAGCGGGCTGTTCACGGACCGGCCCGTGGAGCGCTACCTGCGCGACGCGCACCACATCTTCGCCCCGGCCGGGACCTCCGACATCCAGCTGCTGCGCCTGGGCGAGCTGGCGCTCGGTGCCCCCAAGGGCGAGTGGTCCAGCCGGCTGTCGGACGTGGTGCGCACGGAGGCGGCGGAGGACCCGGACGAGGGGGCGGCGCCCGCCCGTCTCCCGCGGGAGCGGACGGAGTTGCAGCCGACCGGTTAG
- a CDS encoding GAF domain-containing protein has product MTRPVPRASYASYDPTRHLLLTPEDHEAPARVARLRELGIGDAPLPAFDAFARKLARTTRAPYAMVNFIDEHRQYFAGLYTPGSDQAPVELGPAPPSAQPGRVMARDHGYCPHVIVRRKALVLEDVCDYPRFAGNPVVDEIGIRSYLGAPLIDRTGMALGTVCVVDLERRPWGREGLETIKSMAAELVEQIHRMERRQAEAEEG; this is encoded by the coding sequence GTGACCCGTCCCGTCCCGCGCGCGTCGTACGCCTCCTACGACCCCACGCGCCATCTGCTGCTGACCCCGGAGGACCACGAGGCGCCGGCCCGCGTCGCCCGGCTGCGCGAACTGGGCATCGGCGACGCGCCGCTGCCCGCCTTCGACGCGTTCGCGCGCAAGCTGGCCCGGACGACCCGGGCGCCGTACGCCATGGTCAACTTCATCGACGAGCACCGGCAGTACTTCGCCGGGCTCTACACGCCCGGCAGCGACCAGGCACCCGTCGAGCTGGGCCCCGCTCCGCCGAGCGCCCAGCCCGGCCGGGTGATGGCCCGCGACCACGGCTACTGCCCGCACGTCATCGTCCGCCGCAAGGCGCTGGTGCTGGAGGACGTCTGCGACTACCCGCGCTTCGCGGGCAACCCGGTCGTGGACGAGATCGGCATCCGCTCCTACCTGGGCGCCCCGCTCATCGACCGTACGGGCATGGCGCTCGGTACGGTCTGCGTGGTGGACCTCGAACGCCGGCCGTGGGGACGCGAGGGCCTGGAGACCATCAAGTCGATGGCGGCCGAACTCGTCGAGCAGATCCACCGCATGGAGCGGCGGCAGGCCGAAGCCGAGGAAGGCTGA
- a CDS encoding GTP-binding protein produces MDYANGSDALSADARPASAAGADLDPFPLALKILVAGGFGVGKTTFVGAVSEIEPLSTEELLTQVSVGTDDLAGVEDKNTTTVAMDFGRITLGREHVVYLFGTPGQDRFWFLWDELSNGALGAVILADTRRLDQCFAAVDFFERRGISFVVAVNEFDGAYHYEPDEVRTAMALGPGTPVVLCDARQCSSSTHVLVALVRHLLSPALAATPELP; encoded by the coding sequence ATGGACTACGCAAACGGCTCTGACGCCCTGTCCGCCGATGCCCGGCCCGCGTCCGCCGCGGGGGCGGACCTCGACCCCTTCCCGCTGGCGCTGAAGATCCTGGTCGCCGGGGGCTTCGGGGTGGGCAAGACGACGTTCGTCGGCGCGGTCAGCGAGATCGAACCGCTCAGTACGGAGGAGCTGCTCACCCAGGTCAGCGTGGGCACCGACGACCTGGCGGGCGTCGAGGACAAGAACACCACCACGGTCGCCATGGACTTCGGCCGGATCACCCTCGGCCGGGAGCACGTCGTCTACCTCTTCGGCACCCCGGGCCAGGACCGCTTCTGGTTCCTGTGGGACGAACTGTCCAACGGGGCGCTCGGCGCCGTCATCCTCGCCGACACCCGCCGCCTGGACCAGTGCTTCGCCGCCGTCGACTTCTTCGAGCGGCGCGGCATCTCCTTCGTCGTCGCCGTCAACGAGTTCGACGGCGCGTACCACTACGAGCCGGACGAGGTGCGCACCGCGATGGCCCTCGGCCCCGGCACCCCGGTCGTGCTCTGCGACGCGCGCCAGTGCAGTTCGTCCACCCATGTCCTGGTCGCGCTCGTCCGGCACCTGCTGTCCCCCGCCCTCGCCGCCACCCCGGAGCTCCCGTGA
- a CDS encoding DUF742 domain-containing protein, translating into MGVRRRRRAGRDIPWLDDEAGRLVRPYTVSNGRTRPTAHFDLLTMVIATGKPPATCQGPDYAQVLGLCGGPVSVAEIAAHIRLPAVVTKVLLADLVDCGALAARAPVPVGAGGPDSPNRTDRALLEAVLHGLRKRL; encoded by the coding sequence ATGGGCGTACGGCGCCGCCGCAGAGCGGGCCGCGACATCCCGTGGCTGGACGACGAGGCCGGCCGCCTGGTCCGCCCGTACACGGTCAGCAACGGCCGGACCAGGCCGACCGCGCACTTCGACCTGCTGACCATGGTCATAGCCACCGGCAAGCCGCCCGCCACCTGTCAGGGGCCCGACTACGCGCAGGTGCTCGGGCTGTGCGGCGGCCCGGTATCGGTCGCCGAGATCGCCGCGCACATACGCCTGCCCGCCGTGGTCACCAAGGTCCTGCTGGCCGATCTCGTCGACTGCGGGGCGCTCGCCGCCCGCGCGCCCGTCCCGGTGGGCGCCGGCGGGCCGGACTCCCCGAACCGTACCGACCGAGCCCTGCTGGAGGCGGTGCTGCATGGACTACGCAAACGGCTCTGA
- a CDS encoding roadblock/LC7 domain-containing protein, translating to MVSDVHTQAPALQGSRHTDLSWLLTGLVNRVPHATSALLLSSDGLVKAAHGFDPDSADHLAALSSGLYSLARSAGVRFGNGDDVLQVVVELETTFLFVSTAGSGACLAVLAGRDADVAVLGYEMGMLVKSVRPYLATPVRQQARAGGR from the coding sequence ATGGTGAGTGACGTGCACACGCAGGCCCCTGCGCTACAGGGAAGCCGGCACACCGACCTGTCCTGGCTGCTGACCGGACTCGTCAACCGCGTACCGCATGCGACCAGCGCGCTGCTGCTGTCCTCGGACGGCCTGGTCAAGGCGGCCCACGGCTTCGACCCGGACAGCGCCGACCACCTCGCCGCCCTCTCCTCCGGCCTGTACTCCCTCGCCCGCAGCGCCGGCGTGCGCTTCGGCAACGGCGACGACGTGCTCCAGGTCGTCGTCGAGCTGGAGACCACGTTCCTGTTCGTCTCCACGGCCGGGTCCGGCGCGTGCCTGGCCGTGCTGGCGGGCCGGGACGCCGATGTCGCGGTCCTCGGCTACGAGATGGGGATGCTGGTCAAGAGCGTACGGCCCTACCTCGCGACGCCCGTGCGACAGCAGGCCCGCGCGGGCGGTCGCTGA
- a CDS encoding sensor histidine kinase: protein MPAAFPQGTPAIQETQGSPGCPEGAESASAGSRRREREGGRHGRAAFPETAADSAIRTRLVRLAAVPCLLVAATCSAATAFVVRVGGAELAGRDWAVLLGASAVVCAIVTAAGTAAANEARAVVARHARLREVCARGRHDLHDLLERVREGEWLQLRERAPAAAPPAGDALDLLAHEVAEAGRAAEAAVLEGVAIARGNASGNEQKVEVFVNLARRLQSLVHREIELLDELENQIEDPDLLKGIFHVDHLATRIRRHAENLAVLGGAISRRQWSRPVTMTEVLRSSIAEVEQYPRIKLVPPIEGTLRGHAVADVIHLLAELVENATVYSSPQTSVLLRAQLVTAGLAVEVEDRGLGMSLDEQSRMNGLLADPDHIDVAELLSDGRIGLFVVSSLARRHGIVVRLQSNIYGGVQAVIVVPKGLLGPQTEQGDGDESFTDAGDIDLTVPEPRTLTDAASGYRSAYDDDGAAPRGPRRRLVQAAHGAPVAGAAEGAYPDIVYGDGVWPSAPDTPHAGTHTVHATAAPADAPRPAGAHRAPDPFTGADRHPDPHHSEPHTAADPGPVLMPPAPPVADDGTRPSLPRRRKQEHLVPQLRGDPILPSAGRRDGRPEPEHDPGLMAAFRRGISLADESYGSPADHDGYDSYRAGTEAGHDRTDPRRGDDRDHGE, encoded by the coding sequence ATGCCTGCTGCATTCCCCCAGGGGACTCCTGCCATCCAGGAGACCCAGGGCTCCCCGGGCTGCCCCGAGGGGGCGGAGTCCGCGTCGGCGGGCTCCCGGCGCCGGGAGCGGGAGGGCGGGCGGCACGGCCGGGCCGCCTTCCCGGAGACGGCCGCCGACTCGGCGATACGAACCCGCCTGGTGCGGCTCGCCGCCGTGCCCTGCCTCCTGGTCGCCGCCACCTGCTCGGCCGCCACCGCCTTCGTCGTACGGGTCGGCGGCGCCGAGCTGGCCGGCCGCGACTGGGCCGTACTGCTCGGCGCCAGCGCCGTGGTCTGCGCCATCGTGACGGCCGCCGGCACCGCCGCCGCCAACGAGGCACGCGCCGTCGTGGCCCGCCACGCGCGCCTGCGCGAAGTCTGCGCCCGCGGCCGGCACGACCTCCACGACCTGCTGGAACGGGTACGAGAGGGAGAGTGGCTGCAGCTGCGCGAGCGTGCACCGGCCGCCGCGCCGCCCGCCGGCGACGCCCTCGACCTGCTCGCCCATGAGGTGGCCGAGGCGGGCCGGGCGGCCGAGGCGGCGGTCCTGGAGGGCGTGGCCATCGCGCGCGGCAACGCCAGCGGCAACGAGCAGAAGGTCGAGGTCTTCGTGAACCTCGCCCGGCGCCTGCAGTCCCTGGTGCACCGCGAGATCGAGCTGCTGGACGAGCTGGAGAACCAGATCGAGGACCCCGACCTGCTCAAGGGGATCTTCCACGTCGACCACCTCGCGACCCGCATCCGCCGGCACGCCGAGAACCTCGCCGTCCTCGGCGGCGCCATCTCCCGCCGCCAGTGGAGCCGCCCGGTCACCATGACCGAGGTGCTGCGCTCCTCCATCGCCGAGGTCGAGCAGTACCCGCGCATCAAGCTGGTGCCGCCGATCGAGGGCACCCTGCGCGGCCACGCCGTCGCCGACGTCATCCACCTGCTCGCCGAACTCGTCGAGAACGCCACCGTCTACTCCTCCCCGCAGACGAGCGTCCTGCTGCGCGCCCAGCTGGTCACGGCCGGCCTCGCCGTCGAGGTCGAGGACCGCGGCCTGGGCATGTCCCTGGACGAGCAGTCCCGGATGAACGGGCTGCTCGCCGACCCCGACCACATCGACGTGGCCGAGCTGCTGAGCGACGGGCGCATCGGGCTCTTCGTGGTCTCCTCGCTCGCGCGGCGGCACGGCATCGTGGTGCGCCTGCAGAGCAACATCTACGGCGGTGTGCAGGCCGTCATCGTCGTGCCGAAGGGCCTGCTCGGCCCGCAGACGGAGCAGGGGGACGGTGACGAATCGTTCACGGACGCCGGGGACATCGACCTGACGGTCCCGGAGCCGCGCACCCTGACCGATGCCGCGTCCGGGTACCGAAGCGCGTACGACGATGACGGCGCGGCCCCGCGCGGCCCGCGCCGGCGGCTCGTCCAGGCCGCGCACGGTGCGCCCGTGGCGGGGGCCGCCGAAGGCGCGTACCCGGACATCGTGTACGGCGACGGCGTATGGCCCAGCGCCCCCGACACCCCGCACGCCGGTACGCACACCGTGCACGCCACCGCGGCACCGGCCGATGCCCCGCGCCCGGCCGGCGCGCACCGCGCCCCCGACCCCTTCACCGGCGCGGACCGGCACCCCGACCCGCACCACTCCGAGCCGCACACCGCGGCCGACCCGGGCCCCGTCCTCATGCCGCCCGCCCCGCCCGTGGCGGACGACGGCACCCGCCCCAGCCTGCCGCGCCGCCGCAAGCAGGAGCACCTGGTGCCCCAGCTGCGCGGCGACCCGATCCTGCCGTCCGCCGGACGCCGCGACGGCAGGCCCGAACCCGAACACGACCCCGGTCTGATGGCCGCCTTCCGCCGCGGCATCAGCCTCGCCGACGAGAGCTACGGCAGTCCCGCCGACCACGACGGTTACGACAGTTACCGGGCCGGTACCGAAGCCGGCCACGACAGGACCGACCCCCGCCGAGGAGACGACCGCGACCATGGTGAGTGA